Proteins found in one Ctenopharyngodon idella isolate HZGC_01 chromosome 16, HZGC01, whole genome shotgun sequence genomic segment:
- the ptpn3 gene encoding tyrosine-protein phosphatase non-receptor type 3, with protein sequence MTSPWCMLGNKITALGRADLSKHTHMPRSGLLCVVLFPDGTSQNFTVSKHDAGHLLFDLACEHLNIVEKQYFSLQISEDTSSSPRWLDPNKPFKKQLKGSAPFFLIFRVRFFISDPNSLQHEQTRHFYFLQIKKDICEGRLKCPLSSAVVLASYSVQSELGDYVPETPAGYLSKTHFLPDQDQEFLLKVESLHPQHKGLSQSEAELCYLNTARTLDLYGVELHHAQDVSNPALWVGITSGGVALFCHLICSSFFPWINIIKIAFKRKRFFVHLRRKHGELGHHVVSLSMPSSRACKNVWKSCVDHHTFYNRKPSHSASKLSSIPLYRKLIGEKMLNPAVRSNSMEHLETKSLPSRSPPNTPNWRSPRLRHDFRKPRPSSVDNLTNEMSYVTESEDVFYTYRKTQEEGRTSGSWSHSDDVITEEDDLHAWDKSVTADGDLLLVRISPDQDGKFGFNVKGGVDQKMPLAISHVNPGSPAGRCVPPLMEGDQVLLINGRDISEHTHQQVVMFIKASRESHSKELALLVRRKGVTLRAEPTLQLGEGLTLPGEIPPLSTQPSGETLEESMTRLERGLVTGTLLLHFEKLHRKKEGMLMSCAKQSENMDKNRYKDVLPYDITRVVLQEEGDDYINASHVKTEPAGCVLRYIAAQGPLPNTCTHFWRSVWEQDVSVIIMLTTLTERGRTKCHQYWPHPPEVRDYGHLQVCCHSEECNLAYVTRELTVTNTQSGQQRSITHLQYVAWPDHGVPEDSSDFLDFVQSMRSMRGESVPLMVHCSAGIGRTGVLITMETALTLMEKEKPVYPLEIITLMREQRAMLVQTPCQFTFVCEAILRVYRERFKQSSMPKS encoded by the exons ATGACATCCCCATGGTGCATGCTTGGAAACAAGATCACTGCTCTTGGACGTGCCGATCTGtccaaacatacacacatgccACGCTCCGGCCTACTGTGTGTAGTGCTCTTCCCTGATGGCACATCCCAAAATTTCACTGTCAGT AAACACGATGCTGGTCATCTGCTGTTCGACTTGGCTTGTGAACACCTAAACATAGTAGAAAAACAGTACTTCAGCCTGCAGATCAGTGAGGACACATCCAGCTCTCCG AGGTGGCTGGACCCCaacaaaccctttaagaaaCAGCTGAAGG GTTCTGCTCcgttctttttaatatttagagtGAGGTTCTTCATCTCTGATCCAAACTCCCTCCAGCATGAGCAGACCAG gcatttttatttcttgcaaatTAAGAAGGACATTTGTGAGGGGAG ATTAAAGTGTCCTTTAAGCTCAGCTGTGGTACTGGCTTCTTACTCTGTTCAGT CTGAGCTTGGAGACTATGTTCCTGAAACTCCTGCCGGATACCTCAGTAAGACCCATTTTCTCCCTGACCAAGACCAGGAGTTCCTTCTGAAAGTGGAGTCGCTGCATCCACAGCACAA AGGTCTGTCTCAGAGTGAAGCTGAGCTGTGCTATTTGAATACAGCGAGAACATTAGACCTGTATGGAGTGGAGCTACATCATGCTCAG GATGTTAGCAACCCTGCCCTCTGGGTGGGGATTACATCAGGGGGCGTGGCCTTGTTTTGCCATTTAATTTGCTCCAGTTTTTTCCCCTG GATTAACATCATCAAAATTGCATTCAAAAGAAAAAGGTTCTTTGTCCACCTACGCCGGAAACAT GGTGAGCTCGGCCACCACGTGGTCTCTCTCTCGATGCCAAGTTCACGCGCCTGTAAGAACGTGTGGAAATCCTGCGTGGACCACCATACGTTCTACAATAGGAAACCCTCTCACTCTGCTTCAAAACTTAG cTCTATCCCACTGTACCGAAAACTGATTGGCGAGAAAATGTTGAATCCTGCGGTGAGGTCCAACTCAATGGAACACCTAGAGACCAAGAGTCTACCCTCACGGTCACCACCCAACACGCCCAACTG GAGGAGTCCCCGTTTACGTCATGACTTCCGTAAGCCACGCCCATCATCTGTGGACAACCTGACCAATGAAATGAGCTATGTGACTGAGAGTGAAGACGTGTTCTACACTTACAG GAAAACTCAGGAGGAGGGGAGGACGAGTGGTAGTTGGTCTCATAGTGATGACGTCATCACCGAAGAAGATGATTTGCACGCCTGGGATAAG AGTGTGACAGCTGATGGAGATCTGCTACTTGTGAGGATCAGCCCAGACCAAGATGGGAAGTTTGGCTTCAATGTTAAA GGAGGTGTGGATCAGAAGATGCCGCTGGCCATCTCTCATGTTAACCCTGGATCTCCG GCTGGTCGCTGTGTGCCTCCACTGATGGAGGGAGATCAGGTGTTGTTGATAAATGGGCGGGACATTTCAGAACACACGCATCAGCAGGTGGTCATGTTCATCAAAGCGAGCCGAGAGTCGCACAGCAAGGAACTAGCGTTGCTTGTGCGCCGCAAAG GTGTCACTTTGCGAGCCGAACCCACCCTACAGTTAGGTGAGGGTCTCACTCTTCCGGGTGAAATACCCCCACTGTCCACCCAGCCGTCTGGAGAAACACTAGAGGAGTCCATGACCCGTCTGGAGAGGGGGTTGGTCACTGGCACGCTGCTTCTGCACTTTGAG AAGTTGCACAGGAAGAAAGAGGGAATGTTAATGTCTTGCGCAAAGCAGTCTGAGAATATGGACAAGAATCGGTACAAAGATGTATTACCAT ATGACATCACCAGGGTGGTGCTGCAGGAGGAGGGGGATGATTATATCAATGCCAGTCATGTGAAG acTGAGCCAGCAGGTTGTGTTTTGCGGTACATAGCAGCTCAGGGTCCACTGCCGAACACCTGTACACACTTCTGGAGGAGTGTGTGGGAGCAGGACGTCAGTGTCATCATCATGCTAACCACACTGACTGAGAGAGGACGG ACCAAGTGCCACCAATACTGGCCGCATCCCCCTGAAGTGAGGGATTATGGGCATCTTCAGGTGTGCTGTCACTCAGAGGAGTGCAACCTGGCATACGTTACCCGAGAACTAACAGTCACTAATACTCAG TCGGGACAGCAGCGCTCAATCACTCATTTGCAGTATGTTGCCTGGCCAGATCATGGGGTACCAGAAGATTCCTCAGACTTTCTGGATTTTGTCCAGTCAATGAGAAGTATGAGAGGGGAGTCGGTGCCTCTTATGGTCCACTGCAG tgctggaaTCGGGCGAACGGGTGTGTTGATCACCATGGAGACCGCCTTGACACTGATGGAGAAGGAAAAGCCAGTGTATCCCCTAGAGATCATTACTTTGATGAGAGAGCAGAGGGCCATGCTGGTTCAGACACCG TGCCAGTTCACCTTTGTGTGTGAGGCCATTCTGAGGGTGTACAGAGAGAGATTCAAACAGAGCTCAATGCCTAAAAGTTGA